In Mangifera indica cultivar Alphonso chromosome 7, CATAS_Mindica_2.1, whole genome shotgun sequence, the genomic window TACAAAGTGATTGGGACACATAAGACTATTTACGTTGCATTAAATGAACCAACCTCCTTTCAATGTGTATGCGTGTAAACACCACTTCCATGTGGATTGTATTAAACATGGAAAGTATAGGTCAAATATGGTGATCCTATTTTTTACCATAAATATAGGGTTactatgtttatattattaactACTTTAAATAGTAATCTGCCTATTGCATCAACTCTGGAAGCAGattaagaagaaacaaaaagcaaaaaatggtttctttgaaaTGCTACTTTTTTGAGGCTTCAATCTTAATGGCGATGCTAGTCGTGGCACCATCATTAGCAGGGTTGGATGTGAAGGTGACAACCGGCGTTGTTAAAGATAGTTGTTTCAAGACACAGGATCCTTCTTTCTGCTTGGGGGTTCTGAATAAAATTCCTCAAGTAAGTAGTGTGGATCTTCCAGGATTAGCCAATATCACCATTAACTTGGCAACTTCTAATGCTACAAAAACTCTTCAACGAATCAAATCATTGATCCCAAAAACATCTGAGAGACAACTTAAGGAGGCATACACCTCTTGCTCTGAGCATTATGATGATGCCATTGGTGACCTTGATGATGCTAAAAAAAACTTGACAGAAGGTGATTCAAATGGTGTCAATCTATCAGTTTCAGCTGCCATGGATGAAGCCAGTGATTGTGATGATGAAATAAACGACCTCCCAGCAGATGCTTCAATCATCAAGGCCAACCAGGATCTCAATAAGATTTGTGATATTATTTTGGCTatttctaaatcaaatatatgaaatcaaattattgataaattactGGAAATAATCGACTCCAAATGTACCAATTGCTTGAGTTACAGTGGCTATTCTATCCAAGtctagattttaattttatacacaGATTTTGATCCAACATTAATTATGTCCACACTCCACTATCCATTCATCATCGTCCTAAAAAGGAGCACAAGTCTATCTTTATTAAAAacacattaaataaatatgaaaccAATAATTCGAATCAAATACAAAGATGTAAACCTGACAACCAATAAGAACCAACAACAAAGAGTCTATCGAAAAGAAATCTATATGTAATGAACCATGTCCATAGCACATGCTTGCTTTTTGCCAATTTGGCCACTTGTAAACCATGCTAGTTACTTTTTTTTGAGTTTACGTGGGAATCTTAGCTACCTTCTTGATGATGTTATATGATAAAGGTCGATGAACAATTTCAGATATCCTATTAAAAAACAATGACCTAAAGTCAAAAATGAAACTGATCAGTTTCTAAAAACAGAAACCGAAGCCGAATCCTCTTGTAATCAATTCTCACCCAAACTAGATTCTCTTACAATCAGTTTTTAAAGGTTTGAAATCAAAACCAGAATCAGATTCTCTTATAATCGCTCTCTAAGTGTTTGGAATCAGAATCACAACCTATCAATTTCAAAGAATGGGAATCACAATTTAATCAAATAGGTTAGCTTTGGTTCCTACCTCGAACCGAAGATTGGGTATCCAACAATTCAAGCTAATAAGCATGCAACAACCATCACATACCTTGAAAGTCGAGATATACTTTGTAGTAAATACCAAAGATATTTTAGTCTCTCAAAACATATAACGAATAAAcgatgattataaaattaagatggttttatagatattttgttttatattttaccaTAACCAGGTTTACTATTGGTATATCATTAATTACTgtaattatatacaataaatgCATGGATTTCCCTTATTTAGAACTAGAAATATAATTACACTTCCGTGTAAAATAGGTCTAATTTAGTAATACTAATCTTACCATAAATAGGATTACTATGTATAGATTATTGCAATGACTCCATAACAGGGtttaagaagaaacaaaaagcacaaaatggtttctttgaaaTGCTATTTTTTTCAGGCTTCAATTTAATAGTGATGTTATTCTTGGCACCTTCATTAGCAAGGCTGGATGTGAAGGTGACAACCGGTGTTGTTAATGATATTTGTTCCAAGACGCATGACCATTCTTTCTGCTTGGGGCTTCTTAATCAAATTCCTGGAGTAAGTAGTGCAGATATTCCAGGACTAGCCAAAATCACCACTAACTTTGCAAGTTCTAATGCTACAAATTCTCTTAAGCTGATCAAATCATTTGTCCTAAAAACAACCGACACTAAACTTAAGGAGGCATACGCCTCTTGCTCCGAGCattatgatgatattattgGTGACTTTGTTGATGCTCAACAATGGTGATTCGATGGGTGTCAGTGCAGTAGCTTCAGCTTGCATGGACGAAGCCAGTGACTGTGATGATGAATTAGAAGGGCTCCCAGCAGATCCTTCAATCCTGAAGGGTAACAAGGATCTAAgtaaaatttgtcatattattTAGGTTATTTCTGACCTTCTGCCCCGATAAAATGAGTTTGTTGCTTTgctaacaaatttaaaaaaataaaaataaaaaagaaatcaaattatcaataaaaatttatgaaaataattgactccaaatattttatcttttctatCTTTTTAAGATAACACCAATTGCTTTAGTCACACGGGTAGGTGTATCTAAGtataattttttgacaaaacaTTATGTGCAGAATCCACCTAGTCATTCATTTAGCAGTAAGGATTATGAAGTATGATCATTCTAAGAAAGAGTACAATATGTTGACCATATTTAAGATAACATCTTAACAGCATATTGGATCAAAATCAGTTTTAACTATGAATAATTTTTGAAGAGCAAAAGTGCAAGTAAGTGCATATGGATACTCATCGTCTTCATAATATACAGTTCAATTTATAGTCTAAAAATATTctaagaatttataatttacttttctcCCATATCTTAGATAACATTGACAATATATAATAAGAGCTTCAAAGTAGccatttgttctttttttcataattgGAGAAACTGTCCAACAAATATGtaagattaattaattgaacaaaAGTAATTTACACTAGAATTgtacatatatgtataattagTAAATACTTCCAAGAATTAATTGATTGATCATTTTGaacaaataatacaaatttttagcaattaaagttggatttgatttgacaATTTGAGTTTCTATTGAATAAGTCAAGTTTAAACCCAGAATcggatttatttttataaaatgagttgaattcaaataaattcaaaccttAAATATTCAAGCATGAGGACTCTGGAACTGAATTCAAagataaaacatataattttctgAGTCCACAATTTCCCAGAAATTGagacaaaaactcaaccacaaaTTAAACCCAAATATTGGTACTTTGATTTATTCCTTGCACTACCAGCTTATAACATACGgaaacatatatatgtatagtacGTTAGctatattgtatttatattgtattattgGTTGCTAATTATAACTAACACCAATATATAAATTAGGCTGCTGATGGTGCACTCCTTTGGTGAACCAAATCCTCTTCTTCATCCTTCGTCAGGGCTTCCATTAACAAGCTTCCAAGCTTTTCATTGTTGGCCATGGCACTGCAATTAACGTTTTTGTAATCAAGAGACTCGTCCTCATAAATATCCCACCATTTTTTCACAAGCATTTTTATGTCTTCCCTTTCCATGTTCTCTTCTTTTCCTGTGTACCTCCATGGCTTCGATCCCTACagaatttttaacaaattatattgattaaacaGGATTTTAGTAATGTTGTATATAACATATTTGTCTAATAGTTTAACCCACTTTTAAGATATTCACAAAGAAAGTTAAATATCCATATATACTCAATATCTATCATGTtctttattgttataatatttgtcTAAAATTGTTATATTCACCCTGTTATGTGACTTAATATACTTATTGAAGTTTGATCTTATACTACATACACTaacaaatagtataaatatatatacaaaaagttaatatattatcatataattagataatctTTTGTAATTGTCTTTATTTGTGTGGATAATACTTTTTTTAGCACTCACTGCAGCACAGTAGTGGACAACTTTCACTTGGTCAAGATTGTCTACATTCTGAGGGTGGCGCCATAGCATCGCCAAAATAAGGTTGTAGATGGGAGGGATTGGCTTGTAAATTTCTCTGAAGTACATATTAAGAAAGTCCTgcatgaatatataattaattatatatgttgataaaaaattattaagcatgattaattaataattcattaattaccTGCTCAGCAAATGAAGTTGGAGGACTGACTTTGAGGGTATCCAGGAGATCAAAGTAAATCAAAAGATGAGGCTCAAACACAAACATCCCGGCATTGAAGTAGAGAGGAGGAGGAGACCCCATCTCCTCCGGCCACTGGACCTTCTCTGGGCACTGCTGACAGTATCCGATCTTGTACTGAGCTGAATCACTCCAGGTTTTCTCACAGAAACAGTCCATAACAGCATAAAAGTAGCCGTCGGGTGCATCGAAAAGATGATCAATGTTATCAAAAACTTGTATGTCACCGTCCAAATATATCATCTTCTCGTATTCCACAAACTacaaaacaaaaccaacaacattaattttaaaggcCCCAAGAAGTGGGTTTAAAGTTGATGCTTTTATTTACCTCCCAAATACGAAGTTTTGAGTAGTTGATGACATAATATGCCATGGCGAAATCTGTCTGGTTCTCAGGAGGACAAACCGGCTCAATCTCACGAACAATACAGCCTTGAGACTTGAGGATTTGGCGGTGGTCCTCGGGGACATCAGGCAAAATAGCAACAACAAGGGGGTAGACAGATTTAGCCTTTCTTAATCCCTTGGCTAAACCCACAACACCTTTCACATAATCTCCATTGCCGGCCAAGAAAGTAACATAAGCCCTCTTCTTCGGCATCTCTATCAACTCTATGGTGGCGTTGGCGGTCGTTATCTCAGAAGGAGACATGATTAACACAAGAGTGAAGAAAGCAAACGAAAGAAGTGCAAGGTTATTAATTTCTGTGATGAAATATGAGAAGTATTCAACTCCTTTATATAGAGATTGAAAGAAAGGGTATTGAAACTGGTGAGAAGAAGATTTGTGGGGaattgtataattttgtgaacctgctttcaaaaattataaacgTGGCATGTCAATGATAAGTGTTATTCATGTGAAGATGTTACACTTGCCAGTTTCATGGCAAAACACATAAGAAAGGTGGCCGGTTTCCTTTTTGAGAACTAGAGATAATACATTCATGCAAATTTTCTGATTTGATCAAGGTAGGGCTGTGATGGAGTTTTGTATGTGATCCTTATCAACTTTGTATGCTAGTTGGTAGTAGGGGTGGTTCTATCTGAATTGGCTTGATTTGAATATATCGTTCAATTTGAATAAGACCTAAAAAATAGGTGTTATAGATTACCATTGATAAAAGTTAGAACTACAGTTTgacaattcaaatcaaattcggctcatttatctattatttaccattttgaaaattttatcgaTAATATGTTCATATAGTCAATGATCTTCTATTGACACAATTTAAAtaagttcaaatataaataagatatcatcaattcaatttcaataagTTTTAGTCActctaaatttgattttgattgaatttgaccCATCGCTAATAGGTGCTGTAGATAACTCATGAGAAGATAAAAATTAGTAATGACCTAAAAAAGTAATGAAAGTAAATAGAATAGAACAATGAGCTCATGTTATCGAAGACATATGGCAAGATCTTTGTAGGCAAATCTTTTTGCCTTT contains:
- the LOC123221904 gene encoding pectinesterase inhibitor 2 — encoded protein: MVSLKCYFFEASILMAMLVVAPSLAGLDVKVTTGVVKDSCFKTQDPSFCLGVLNKIPQVSSVDLPGLANITINLATSNATKTLQRIKSLIPKTSERQLKEAYTSCSEHYDDAIGDLDDAKKNLTEGDSNGVNLSVSAAMDEASDCDDEINDLPADASIIKANQDLNKICDIILAISKSNI
- the LOC123220563 gene encoding galactinol synthase 2-like, yielding MSPSEITTANATIELIEMPKKRAYVTFLAGNGDYVKGVVGLAKGLRKAKSVYPLVVAILPDVPEDHRQILKSQGCIVREIEPVCPPENQTDFAMAYYVINYSKLRIWEFVEYEKMIYLDGDIQVFDNIDHLFDAPDGYFYAVMDCFCEKTWSDSAQYKIGYCQQCPEKVQWPEEMGSPPPLYFNAGMFVFEPHLLIYFDLLDTLKVSPPTSFAEQDFLNMYFREIYKPIPPIYNLILAMLWRHPQNVDNLDQVKVVHYCAAGSKPWRYTGKEENMEREDIKMLVKKWWDIYEDESLDYKNVNCSAMANNEKLGSLLMEALTKDEEEDLVHQRSAPSAA